One genomic window of Chelonoidis abingdonii isolate Lonesome George chromosome 5, CheloAbing_2.0, whole genome shotgun sequence includes the following:
- the CENPU gene encoding centromere protein U encodes MDKKRKMHSKSHVSALEKTSKKKLKRNKLDLDVEDIALIPTQEYKAKSHPRSKLLPCEEPDVSRILKITETGQVEEPDDSFDHPLHSTAVDAGGNVELQEEEHDMSASHSSDSSPQGKNADTRKNQCSLKVPEDNKSVTEDSEDESLKENKIQKKISGNTKTNVEESKLPSALALSNSSSESSISNKVTDLVKRLNAQKKPKNSAKSHVKPKKSSQKSALDPSADSPFSMQIWCPKGLKRFSQDITELDVVLVESEKITADYKQRVESRICREAIAVFYSGFKEQLTNTITEVQELKDLKRRNAKVITDINKKRRRLLEVREELIRTGPQLKQLQREYAELQERESSLRNATQFLTDLKEVQQQYINCREDHPQEKVVYGTSSIPALLVESQRILRAESHFQNISTRLQEFLNLQKKELPEKL; translated from the exons ATGGATAAGAAAAGGAAGATGCATAGTAAAAGCCACGTGTCTGCTCT TGAGAAGACCtcaaagaaaaaattgaaaagaaataaacTGGAT TTGGATGTAGAAGACATTGCTTTAATACCCACCCAGGAATACAAAGCCAAGTCCCATCCTCGCAGTAAATTACTTCCATGTGAGGAACCAGATGTCTCAAGGATATTGAAGATAACTGAGACTGGGCAAGTTGAGGAGCCTGATGATTCATTTG ATCACCCTTTACACAGCACTGCTGTAGACGCTGGTGGGAATGTGGAATTGCAGGAAGAGGAGCACGACATGTCAGCTAGTCATTCTTCTGATTCATCTCCACAAGGGAAAAATGCAGACACAAG AAAAAATCAGTGTAGCTTGAAAGTGCCTGAAGATAACAAATCAGTGACAGAGGATTCTGAAGATGAATCCCTGAAGGAGAATAAGATACAGAAAAAG ATATCAGGAAACACCAAGACCAATGTGGAGGAATCTAAGTTACCATCTGCATTAGCATTGAGTAACAGCTCTTCAGAAAGCAGCATATCAAATAAGGTTACAGATTTAGTGAAGAGGTTGAATGCACAAAAG AAGCCCAAGAACAGTGCTAAATCCCATGTGAAACCAAAGAAGTCTTCACAAAAGAGTGCATTAGATCCTTCTG cTGATAGTCCATTTTCTATGCAGATTTGGTGCCCGAAAGGGCTGAAAAGATTTTCCCAAGATATTACAGAACTGGATGTTGTTCTGGTTGAGAGTGAGAAGATAACTGCAGACTACAA ACAAAGGGTGGAGTCTAGGATTTGCAGGGAAGCTATTGCGGTCTTCTATTCTGGCTTCAAGGAGCAACTCACTAATACT ATAACAGAAGTCCAGGAACTGAAGGATttgaaaagaagaaatgctaag GTGATCACAGACATCAATAAGAAAAGACGGCGTTTGCTGGAAGTTAGAGAAGAACTAATTCG GACTGGACCACAACTGAAGCAACTGCAAAGAGAATATGCTGAGCTACAAGAGAGAGAATCTTCTCTCAGGAACGCAACCCAGTTCCTAACTGATTTAAAGGAGGTGCAGCAACAATATATAAATTGCAGAGAAGACCACCCACAAGAAAAAGTAGTT TACGGAACTTCCAGCATTCCTGCTCTTCTGGTGGAATCTCAACGAATTTTAAGAGCTGAAAGTCATTTTCAAAATATCAGCACAAGATTACAAGAGTTTCTGAATTTGCAGAAAAAGGAGCTGCCAGAGAAATTGTAA